GAATTGACTAAAATGGCTGAAGTTGCTTAACAACTGAGgctttaaaagagaaaagaaaaagaaaacaaataaaaaaaaactgtctatAGAAATATATCCTGCATTTTATATTGTAGTAGTGCCGATTTTGAACATTAAATAAGTTAAGCAGTCTCTTAAATTTTATTTTGTAGAAAGAGAGCCAATGAGGGTTGAGGTTGCAAACTCCTCTGTTTAACCCTTTGAATTCTAAACCTGGACTTTTACTGCAGTAAGTTGTGCTTTAGAATTTCCTCATTGGCTACAAAGCACAGACAACCAGAGGATCTGCGTTGTTCTCCTTTTTTTGAGGATTTGGACTGAAATAAGGACAGATCTCACCACCAAAGAAGCACCCAGTGAAGGAGTAAATGTGAGACTGATTTGTGACATCGTAGAAGGACACAAGGCCTTCCTCGTAATCTACAAACACCCCCACTCTCCTTGGTTTCCCCTTCAAAGGGATTCTGACAAGTGGCGCCGTCCGGGCTTTATACTGTTTGCCTTCATAATAACCAACAACCCAGAAACCCTTCTCAGGGTTCAGCACCAGCTGGCCTTTACGGTTGGCACTGCGTCTTGCCACACCAAGATCCCATCTGGGCTTGCGGCCGACGTCCACCTCCCAGTAAGCCCTTCCAGAGGTCAGGCCGTTGAGCCCCAGGACGCTGCAGAACATGTCGAACCCGTCAGCCGTGTTGGGAACGTCTGTGTTGCTTCCACGGTCTCTCACTTTCTTCCCATCAGGAGAAACAACGAGGCTCTGATGGGCAGTGGTCGGATCCAGCTTCACATCCACTGCAGGTGAACAAGATAAACTCATGAAAGACACGTCGCGATTAATACACTGTTTGCACATCTCAAGAGTAAATGGagcatttctgctgctttcagggggTCCAATTACAGGAAAATGATgctgagagtcactgaaaacacagctcttTGAGAATagtggaaatgctgctactgtacATGTGCACCATGGCAGTGAGTAACACTGGTAACACGCCACTGGGGCTTCTCCCCTGTGAACCCTCGAACCTCCAAACAGACCCACGACTTGGTATAGAGAAGGCCGCTTGCCCAGCGTCACTCAAGGGTCTGAATCCTTCTGATTGAGGTTCTGCCCATGGATGGTGTAATTTATAAATTCTGACTCATTTCTGATTTTGTTATCACAAGTGACCCATATCTGATCAGTTTTGAGACCGTGTAAACATTgcaattctgattttttttttttttcacatcagacCCAGGCCTCATTCATATGTGGTACCAAATAAGATACGTATCTGATATTTTTCACGGCGATCGCTCAAAATGATGTCGGCTCGTATTGCACAACGACTTGAAAATTGATATCCCTGCACTGATCAGTGTGGCGTGCATATTTACTCCCGCGGACAGCGCTTGGCGGGCGGCGGTGGCTGCAGCTTTGGGTGAATTTAAAGTCATCCACCGCTATCTGGTTGATAAACACATTGGACTTGAAGAATCATGAAGCGAACCACCTTAGAAATTTACCCCCAGCGCTACTCATGCTTTTTTCTGTGCAGACGTTCATTGTCTGGTCGTATCACGTTCACACTGTACTCTGATGGAGGTCACATTTCCAATTTAGTGTGAATGCTatgcaaaaaaaatcagacatcTGCAAAAAACATCAGAGCATCCTATTCAGCCTCCTAAAACGCAGCGCTGTGTGGATGTCGAGCCATAAATATGCGGGTCCATGAAACAGCATTGTCATGTGGAAAGGGAATAGGTCTCGTTTTCAGTGGGATTCCATGCATGAGTTTGTAATCCTATATGGCATGCGCTCCATGATTGTGAAATGAATGGGTAAATCTGGCAAGAATCTggcataaataaacattttgattacaaaaaaaaatcatttgtcCGGCCGGACAAGGTGATGGACATGAGGTCTTGTCCAAATATGCATGTTACCGATCTGAGACAATCGGACAAGGGTTGCTATAGAGTGCTACTCTGTGgtacattacaaaaacaatcactgCTATTGCCCATGTACCCGTGTTCATGCACAAAAAATATTTATCGCAGCCAtagtgtgcatgtgcagcagcagtgtttcagaaaaattgcattttttcccATTTGCACAGAGACGCTtctgagcattttcagaaagttgcatttttgccCCAATTCCACAGATATGGAGTcacaacatttttaaacatttccaaCTTGGGAACCTTCCACCTTCCTCTGACAAGATCTCAGATTCCAAGTTGGGTATAACTTCACTATGAATTCTTATTTTAAGTTGTCTGTCAATAAATATGTGCATTTTTGTTTCCGGCATGCCAATACAGAAATGTAAACACTCACCTGCAAATTCTGGAATCTTCTTTAGCTCTGCAAAGAcaaaaattcataaaaaaaaattatgaaaatctaaaacatgaataatcCCATAGTTTGGAACAAGCTATGACAGACATATACATACCAATGCAAGTGAGCTTTTCCAGTTCCTGCTGAATCTGATTCATCATGGTTGAAGTTGTGGCTCTCAGCGTACCAAAGGAGGGTGGGGTATCAATGTTGGTCTCTTCCGTATCCTCAGATTCATCCAGGCTTGTTACAGATGAAATCTGAGATTTGTTAGCAAGAGAAAAATGCCACACCGTGTCACGGGtgcaggatggaaggacccacgcgcaggcagccaggctgACTTGAGCTTGACTTGTATTACAGGTACAGGTAACAGGAACAAAATgcaagctgagctgaggtgcaggcaggggaACAGGCGACACACGGGCAGACCCACACCGAACCGACCAGGACAAGAGAGAACAGCAGGGCTTCAGTAGGGGAAACACAGGTGTGGCACATTAGGGCGGGAACGAGACAGGCAgcagaacatgagggcagacaaacacaaaacaagacccGAGCGCCTCCACGaggccgcaggggcacagggcgtgacagtacccccctcCTAATGTGCACCTCCTGGCGCACAACGAGGCAACCCTCCCTGGCAGAGGAGGTGGGCAGACGGGACGGGACAgaaaccagactcagacccgGGTAAATGAACACAGGTGTGGCACATTAGGGCAGTAACAAGACATACCGAGACATGGCCAGGTTCATtttacacaaagaaaaaactgagtTTGAAAACTAGAATTGAGCAAACTGCAtcaagtttgaatgttttgccAATGTTAGAAATGGCAGAAGTCAGACTTCTAATCTTTAAAGCTCACCTGGTTAATGTTTAACTTTCCAATGGCCTGTTCAAGTTTATTGGTTTCTCCTTGTGGATTCCGactttcagctcctccttctaCTTCCCTCCTTCTACAAATAAAAGTGTGACAACATGTTTGTTCAAACATAATTAATACTTCTATAAGAGCATCAAGGCTCTTTTACTGTGCTGAGCCGACCTGTCTTCCAGAGGTTGAAGGACTTTCTGACGGGCATCCTGAACAAGTTTCATCACATTTGAGAAGACACTGTTGATTTGGAGGCATTCAGCATCCAGAGGGATCTGAAAGAGGAGATGGATAGGAGATAACAGTTATGGATTGGGGATATCAGCCTCTGCATCGATGGTACTTGTATCTTCAGCTGCCTTATACTAGACAGCAATGTGTCAATAGATGCTGTCCTGTGGAATGAGCAACACAGAATCAATACAGAAGTGGTccacagcagcgtctgcacGTCATTTGTATACTGAGTATGAATCAGCCTTTATGGAGTTTAAATTTACTTCGGGCGTGCATCCCATCCTCCCCTGGTGAATTCTCA
The nucleotide sequence above comes from Salarias fasciatus chromosome 3, fSalaFa1.1, whole genome shotgun sequence. Encoded proteins:
- the LOC115386170 gene encoding E3 ubiquitin-protein ligase TRIM39-like yields the protein MMNQIQQELEKLTCIELKKIPEFAVDVKLDPTTAHQSLVVSPDGKKVRDRGSNTDVPNTADGFDMFCSVLGLNGLTSGRAYWEVDVGRKPRWDLGVARRSANRKGQLVLNPEKGFWVVGYYEGKQYKARTAPLVRIPLKGKPRRVGVFVDYEEGLVSFYDVTNQSHIYSFTGCFFGGEICPYFSPNPQKKENNADPLVVCAL